GAGCCGGACCTCGTCGGGCGGGAGCGGGAGCAAGGCGCGGGGCCGCAGCAAGAAGTAAGGCGCGGGAAAGCCGCGCGGGGCGGGAAGGGGCACCCCGGCCTCTCCCGCCCCGCTCCCCGTATGCTGATGCGAATGATGGTGACTGCCCCGGACGCCGCCCCTGGCCCTGACCCTGCCCCCCAGCCCCGCCCACCCCGGGGCCTGCTGCTCGTGATCACGGGCGCCTCCGGGGTGGGCAAGGGCACCCTGCGCGAGCGCTGGCTGGCCGGGCAGGACGTGTTCTACTCGACCTCGTGGACCACCCGCGAGGCCCGGCCCGGCGAGCGTGACGGGGTGGACTACGTGTTCGTGACGCCCGAGGTCTTTCTGGACAAGGCCCGGCAGCGCGGCTTTCTGGAGCACGCGCAGTTCGTGGGCAACCACTACGGCACGCCCATCGAACCCATCGAGGCGGCCCTCGCACGGGGGCAGGACGTGGTCCTGGAGATCGAGGTGGAGGGGGCGATGCAGGTCAAGGACCGCCTGGGCGACGAGGCCATCCTGATTTTCATCATGCCCCCCAGCCTCACCGAGCTGCGCCGCCGCCTGACCGGCCGCGCCACCGAGACGCCCGAGCGCATCGAGAAACGTCTCGCCCGCGCTCGCGAGGAGATCATGCACGCCCACGACTTCCGCTACGTGGTGGTCAACGATGACCTGGGCCGCGCGGTAGAGGAACTGCGGGCCGTGCAGCGGGCCGAGCGTGCCCGTGGGCGCCCCGAGACGGAGTGGACCGATGAGGACCGCGCCGCGCAGCGCCTCGCCCACACGGTCCGCAGCGGCGCCCTGAGCACCGAGGACCTGCGCCGCGTGGTGGAGAGCTAGGTTATGCCCCTGCACCTCCTTCAGGGAGACATCGCCCGCGAGCGCACCTGCGCGGTCGTGACCGCCGCCAACAAGGAACTGGCGGGTGGGGGCGGGGTGGACGGGGTGATTCACCGCGCCGCCGGACCGGAGCTGCTGCGGGCCATCCGGCGAATCGGCGGCACCCCCACGGGAACGGCGGTGATTACCCCCGCGTTCGATCTGGAGCGGCAGGGCGTGCGCTTCGTGATTCACGCCGTGGGGCCGATCTGGCGCGGCGGCGGGCAGGGCGAGGCGGACTTGCTGGCGGGGGCGTACCGCGAGAGCCTGAGATTGGCGGTGGAGCACGGCTGCGACTCGGTGGCCCTGCCTGCGATCAGTACCGGAGTCTACGGTTATCCGCTCCCGGAGGCGGCCGGGGTCACGCTGCGGACCATTCACGCCTTCCTGGCCGAGCATCCTGGCCTCACCGTGCGGCTGGTGCTGCATGGGGAGGGGGCGGTGCAGGCCTTCTGGGAGGCGGAGGCGGAGTTCGGTGAGGGAAGCCGCGCATAACTTGACCCTCAGCGCATACCACGCTATAGTTTTCAACATCACCGCCCCAAGTGGGCGGTTTTTTCGTGTCCCGGCCCGCCATCCGGCCTATGGCGCCCGCCCCCGCTGGCCTCTAGCCTGCCGCATGGCGCCCAGTTTCATCCGTCCGCCCCGCCTGCGCGCTGGTTCGCGGGTGGCGGCCCTCAGTCTGTCGAGCGGCTTTGTCACCGAGGTGATGGGCCGCTACCACGCCGGGGTGCGGCAGGTTGCTGCCGAGTTCGGCTGGAAGGTCGTGGCCGCCCCCAACGCGCTGCGCGGCCCCGAGTATCTGGACCGCAACCCGCAGGCGCGCGCCGACGACCTGCACTGGGCGCTGCAAAACCCCGACATCCACGGCCTGGTCAGCGTCATCGGCGGGGACGACTCGGTGCGGCTGCTGCCCTTCCTCGACCTGGACCTGATTCGTGCCCACCCCAAGGTCTTTCTGGGCTACAGCGACGCCACGGTCACCCTGACCCAGTTCCTGCGGGCGGGCGTCATGGCCTACCACGGCCCCGCGCTGCTGACCGACCTCGCGGAGAACGGCGGGATGCATCCCTTCGTGGCTGAGGGCGTGCGGCGGACGCTGGTGGACGAGCCACGTCCCTTCGACCTCGCACCCGCGCCGGAGTGGACGCAGGCCCGTATGGACTGGGCTGACGAGGGGGCACAGGCGGTGCGCCGTCCCTTCCAGCCCGGCGACGGCTGGGTCTGGCTTCAGGGCGAGGCGCCCGCCGAGGGACATCTGATGGGAGGCTGCTTGGAGGTGCTGGACATGCTGGGCGGCACTCCGGGCTGGCCCGCGTCCGACCTGTGGCACGGTGCCGTCCTCGCGTTGGAGACCTCAGAGGACGTGCCCCCGCCCCGTCAGGTGGGGTATTGGCTGCGGAACTATGCCGCGCAGGGCCTCCTCGCCGGGGCCGCCGGGCTGCTGCTGGCCCGCCCACGCGGCTACACCCCGGAAATGGTGGTGGAGCTGTCCGGCTGGGTGCGCCGGGTGCTGCGGGAGGCGGGGCGGGAGGACCTCCCGGTGGTGGCGAACGTGGATTTCGGGCACACCAGCCCGCAGCTCACCCTGCCGCTGGGGGGGCGGGCACGGCTGGACCCGGCGGCGGGGCGGGTCACGGTGTTCCCCTGAACGGCCGGTATCATGGCGCGGTGCGCCTGCTGGTCCTCTCCGACATTCACGCCAATGCCCCCGCGCTGGAGGCGGTGCTGGCGGATGCGGCGGGGCGGGGCTACGACCGCGCTGTGATGCTGGGCGACGCGCTGGGCTACGGGGCACACCCGGCCGAGGTGCTGGCCCGGCTGCGTGACCTGGGAGCCACGTGCATCCGGGGCAACCACGAGCAGATGGGCCTCGACCTCGTGGCGCGGGGCGGGGGGTGGCTGCCGGGGAGCGGGGGGGTGGTGGGCGCGGCGCTGGAGTGGCAATTCGCCCAGCTCGGCGCCGATGATCTCGCCTGGGTCGCCTCGTGGCCCGACGGGGTGGAGGACCGGGAGGTCGGGGCGCGGTTCCGCCACGGCACCCCGCTGAGCCTGGACACCTACACCGACTCGGTGACCGTCGCGCGGGACGCCTTCGCGGGGTGGGGCGGGCATCTGGCCTTCGTGGGCCACACCCACATCCCCGGCGTGTACGCGGCGCTCAATGCCCCGGTGGGCGAGTGGGTCAAGTTCCAAGGCCTGGGCGCGGGGGGCACCTTCCCCCTGCCGCCCGGTGTCCGCGCCATCTGCAATCCCGGCAGCGTGGGCCAGCCGCGCGACGGCGATCCCCGCGCCAGCTACGCCCTCTTCGACACCGGGCGGCAGACCTTCGAGGTGATCCGGGTGGCCTACCCGGTGGAAGCGGCGCAGACCGCCATTCTGGACGCCGGGTTGCCCCCGGTGCTCGCGGCGCGGCTGGCGCTGGGGCGGTGACGCCGATGGGAGGGAAGGGGAAGAGGGGGAAGGGGCCAGGACGCCGGGTCGGGGTGTGCTCGCCCCGCCCATGACCCTCCCCGCCGCCCTCCTTCACGGCCCGCTGCTCGAGCAGACCGGGGCCTTTTCCGGCAACGCGCTGCTGCTCACCGGCCCGGCGCGGGTGGGCAAGCGGGCGGCGGCGCTGGCGATTGCCGGGGCGCACAACTGCTCGGGCACGCGGGGGATGTACGGCGAGGGCTGCGGCGTCTGCCCCTCCTGCCGGGCACTGGCGGCGGGGGCGCATCCCGACGTGCTGGTCGTGGAACCGCGCACGACGACCAGCACGGGCAAGGCCGCGCGGCGCAAGATCATCCCGGTGGGCGCGGTGCTCTCGGCCCGCGACAAGGCGCACGAGTACGAGACGCATGTCTTCGAGTTTCTGGAGGTCCGCCCCACCTTCCGCCGCCGGGTGGTGGTTGTGGACGGGGCCGAGTACCTGGGGCCGGAGGCCGCCAACGCCCTGCTCAAGCTGGTGGAAGAACCGCCGCACGGGGCGCTGTTCGTCTTTCTGGCCGAGGACCGCCGCTCGGTCCTGCCCACCATCCAGAGCCGCAGCGCCCGCCTGGACGTGACCCCGGTGCCCGACCGGGCCATCGAACGCGGCCTGGCGGGGCTGGGAGAGGAAGCCGACCCAGCGCTCGTCGCTTTTGCGGCGGGGCGGGCCGGGGTGCTGGACGCGCGGGAGGCGGTGCGGGCGGCCCTCGCGGACGCCGCCGAGTTCACCGGGGCGCTGGGGGAGGGGCTGCTCACGGCCCTCGAAGCCGCCGAGCGACTGGAAAAGCGCTGGGACGCGACCTGGCACCCGGAGGCCCTGCGCTTTGCCTGGCGGGACCATGCCCCCCACGGGCGTGCCCGCGCGGATACGGCCCTGGAAGCCCTGCAATCGGCGCTGGAAGCCTACGCCAGCCCCAGCCTGAGTTTCCAGGTGTTCGCCCTGCGGCTGCGCGAGGCCTTTGGGCTGGAAGCCTAGCCGTAGACTCCTTGCCATGATTCAGCCGAGGCAACATGGCGCGGCCCGCGTCTGGTCCCTGCCCACGGGTCCCCTGCAGGAGAACGCGGTCCTGGTAGCCGGGGCGGGGAATGAGGGCTTCCTTTTCGATCCCGGCGACGACGCGGAGCGGATTCTGGCGCTGGTGTGCGGGTCGGGCGTGACTGTTCGGGGCATCCTGCTCACGCACGCGCACTTCGACCATATCGGGGCGGTGCAGCCCGTCCGGGAGGCGCTGGGGGTGCCCGTGTGGCTGCATCCCGCCGACCGGCCGCTCTACCGCCTGGGGGCGGCATCGGCGGCCCGCTGGAACCTGCCCTTTACCCAGCCCGCCGACCCCGAGCACGAGATCACGCAGGGGCAGACCTTCACGGCGGGCGACCTGACGCTGACGGCGCGGGAGCTGCCGGGGCACGCGCCGGGGCATGTGGTGTTTGTCGGGGACGGATTAGTCGTGGCCGGGGACACCCTCTTTCAGGGAAGCATCGGTCGCACCGACCTGCCGGGCGGGAACCACACGCAACTGCTGGACGGCCTCGCGCGGGAGCTGCTGAGCCTGCCGGACGACGTGGCGGTCTATCCCGGCCACGGCCCGGCGACCACGGTGGGGGCCGAGCGGCGCACCAATCTCTTTCTGCGGTGAGGAGCGGGCGTACCCTGAACCCATGAGCCTGCCTGTCTGTCTGGAGGCGGGGCCGTGACCTCCGGCACCGTCCCTGCCCCCCTGCTGGGTGCCGTCAGCGACCGCGACTACTCCACCAACGCGGCGAACGCCCTGATTCACCTGTACCGGGCCGAGGTCGGCAAGATGACCGCCTACCGCCAGCGCCTCGACATGACGACCAACTGGTCGGTGGTGACCACGGCGGGCCTGGCGTCTTTCGCGCTGGGGGACCCCAACAACAGCCACGCGACCTTCCTGTTCGCCATGGGCATGAACTATTTCTTCCTGCGGCTGGAAGCCCGGCGATTTCGCACCTTCGAGATCGCCCACCACCGGGTGCGGATCATGGAGCGCTTTTTCTACCCCGCGATGCTGGGCGACCGGGTGGATGCCGGGTGGCACCAGCTCCTGCTGGCCGAGCTGAGCAAGCCCCGCTCTCCCATGACCCGCGCCGACGCGGTCGGCTGGCGATTGAACCGCAACTACCTCTGGATCTACGCGGCGGTGCTGATCGCCTGGCTCGCCAAGCTCGACATGTCCATGCCCAAAGGCTGGATTCTGGAGTTTCCCGACGCCTTCACGCTGGCCGACATCGGCAACTTTCCGGGGTGGCTGGTGTTTCTGGGAGTCGCCCTCTTCTACGGCTTCCTGATCTCGCTGGCGGTGCGGGCTGCACGGACCTACCCGCTGGAAGAGGGCTGACGGCCCCGGCGCACCCGCCCTTCGCGCCAGAGCTGCACCCCGGCGAGCAGCCCCGCCTGCGCGGGCAGGCCCCAGAGGTACAGCCGGGGCCGCCGCAGGGCCAGGGCCACCCCCAGTGTCAGGAGTTGCGTGCTGAGGCCCAGGTTCACCGCCACCCGGTTGATCGTGGCGGGCGTATAGGCGAGGCGGTCGGCGGGGGTGGGGTCGCCTCCGACTGCCGAGTGCAACCGGGCCTCGAACAGCGCCCCGAGCACCCGTTCCTGCGGGGTGAAATACACGGCGTAAACCCCCCGCAGCAGGCCCAGCAGCTGGGGGTCATCCCCTGCCTGGGCGGGCGGGTCACGGAACACCTCGCCCCGCGCCTCCCGGTGGTCCCGCTCCCACAGGTAGTCGGTGCTCAGAATCAGGCTCAGCAGCAGGGTCAGCGGCAGCCCCCAGCGGCCCGCCAGCCCGGTCAGGACGGCGGCGTTGACCAGCACGTCCAGCTCCGAGTCGAGGTAGCGCCCCGTCTCGGTGGTCTGCCCGGTCGCCCGCGCGAGCTGCCCGTCGAGGTTGTCCAGCACGGTCTTAGCCTGAAGGAGCAGGGCCGGGGTGAGCCTGTGCCCGCGCCGCAGCAACCCTCCGGCCAGCAGCCCCACCGCCGTATGGGTCAGGACTACATGCAGCGGATTGACCCGCCGCTGCGCCAGGGGAGGCACCAGCCGCTCGGCGAGGGGCCGGAAGACTGCCTCGGCGGCCCACTCACGGGCGGGGCGGGCCTTGCCATGGGTCATGGGGAAGCTTACCGCCGCCCGCCCCCACCGCGCGGGGGGCTTTTCTTGACGCCCGCATAGCGGTGGCGCTCGCGGCGGCGCTGGGTGCGGGCCGCCGACTGCTGCCGGGTGCCTGCCGGGGTCCGTCCGGCGAGGCGGCGCGGCACGAAGGTGTCCACCGTCAGGAAGCGGAAGAGCGGGATATACAGCAGCAACACGAAGATCACTGTGCCCCAGACGGTGTCGAGGTACTTCCCCAGCCCCGCCAGCCGCAGCAACCCCGAGAGTAGGGTCGCCACCACCGTGAACAGGAGCACCCGGATCAGCAGCCGCCCCAGCTTGCGCCCGGTGAAGCCCGGCTCGGGGTCCGGGGTCATCAGCCAGCGCCAGAACTTCAAGCGTCGTCCTCGCCCGCAGCGGCGGGCCGGGCGGCCGCGCCCACCGTGATGCGGTCGCGGAAGGCGGCCAGCTCGGGCCATTCACGCTGCCCGGCGTCCACGTCCACCACCAGGGTGGGCTTGTGCGTCTGCCCCGCCAGCCGCTCCAGCGCCGCTCGCGCCGCGCCGTCCCGAGCGGGGGCCGCGAGGATGACCCCGCGCACCGCGCTCTTGCCGTCCAGCAGCTTCAGGGACCCGTACAGTTCCTTGTCGCCCGCCGGGGCCGTGGCCGCCCGCTCCATCCGCTCGCCTCTGGCGGCCACCTGCGAGGGGGGCAACTCGGGCGAGGTGACCGGGTGCAGGCCCAGGTCCTCCAGCGCCGCCCGCAGGCCCGCCCCCAGGTCGGGGTCCCCCAGCAGCGCCCGCGGCCCGACCACGGCGACCGTGACCCGCGAGGCGCGGCTGAGAGGAGGCATGTCCTCGCGCGGGGGGGCCGCCAGGGGCTTGACCCGTTCCATCGCCAGCCGCACCCGGCCGGGGTTGCGGGTGAGCCGCTGCCCGAGGTCGGTCGCGGCGGCGACCATTTCCGGCCCGCCGTCGGGGAGCGCCTGCATGGGCGGGAGCCCGCTGAGGCGCCGCGAGAGCAGGTCCGGCAGCGCCTCGCCCCAGGCGTCCCCCCGCAGCGGCGGTGTCTGCGGCAGCAGCACGAGGTCCACCCGCCCCAGCGCGAGCACCCGTCCCAGCACGAGCTGCACCTGCACCGGGGCGTCGGGCAGGCTTTCGCGGCCCAGCGCGAACGCCTCGGCAGTGGGGAGGTCCGGCGTGACCACCTCGACGCCGAGTTCTTTCAGGAACGCGGTCCAGTACCGCCCATATCGCGCCCCCAGCGTATCCAGCAGACCGACCTTCATCGCCCGGCAGTGTACAGGGGCCGGAGACGGGGAGGACGGGCACCGCGCCAAACTGCGGCTCCGCGCTCGCTGCGCCGGGTGTCAGGTCAGGCCATGCGACGAAACCGGGTGGGCATGGGCGTGGTTCTTGGCCTTCTGTCAGTGGCCCAGGCGCAGTCCGCCACCGACGTGGCGAGGGTGTCGGCCACGGTGACGCGGCTCAGCCCGGAGATCGGGCGGCAGGTGGGCGAGCTGTATTTCAGCATCCACGGCGCGGTCGTCCGGGGGGAGGTGGCCGGGGTCCGGGCCGGGTGCGCGGCCCGCCAGAACGCCTTCAAGGTCTTCGGGCCGCTCTACGCCCCCGAGGTGACCGGTTTTCAGACCCAGCGGAACTTCGACACGAATCCGCGCCTGACCCGGCAGATCAGCAGCCTGCTTCACCTCTCGATGGATTGAGGCGTGGTCTTGAAGACGGTGTGTGGCGCGGTCCCGCCGTCGGGCGCCGAACTGCTCACGGCCTCCGCCATCATCTCGAACGCCTCCGGGCTCAACCGGCAGATGGCCGCCGAACTGGCCGCCCCGGCGCGGTAACGCGGACTGGCCTCCCGCTATCCTGCCGTTCATGACGCTGACCCTGCCTGACGCCCTGCGCCGCGTGCTGCCCGCTGCCCGCTGGGAAAGCGTGACCGACGGCCACAGCGGCGCGGGCGTGTGGCGCAGCCAGAAGTACGTGGTCAAGGTGCAGGAGCGCGGCGGCCTGCCCGGCTCCAGCCTGCTTCAGGAACGGGAGCGCCTGCGCTGGCTGGCGGGGCGGGTCCCGGTCCCCGCCGTGGTGGGCTACGAGGCCACGCCCACCCACGACTACCTCGCCATGACCCGCTTGCCGGGCATCCCCATGAGCCACCCCGACGCCCTGCTGCACCCCGAGCGGGTGGTGGACCTGCTCGCCCGTGCCCTGCGCGAGCTGCACGCCCTGCCCGTGCGCGACTGCCCCTTTACCATGACCCTGCCCGTCACCCTGCGTCTTGCCCGCGAACGGGTGGAGGCGGGGCTGGTGGACGAGTCGGACTTCGACGAGGAGCGCCAGGGCTGGACGGCCGCCCGCGTCTGGAACGAGCTGGTCCGCACCCGGCCGGAGAAGGAAGACGTGGTTGTCACCCACGGCGACCCCTGCCTGCCCAACCTGATCCTGAACGGCGAGTATGTGGAGGGCTTCATCGACGTGGGCCGCGCCGGGCTGGCCGACCGCCACGCCGACCTCGCGCTGGCGCACCACAGCCTGACGCACCACCTGGGCTGGGACCACGCCGAGCGCTTTTTGGATCTGTACGGCCGGACACTGGTGGACGAACGCAAGCTGGCCTACTACCGCCTGCTGGACGAACTGTTCTAAACCCCCCCGGAGGAAAAATTCCCCTCCCCGCCGTGCTCTACTGCCCCGCGTGCGTGCCCTCTCCGAGTTCGTGACCCGTCGTCCCTGGCTGGTGCTGGCGCTGTGGGGGCTGCTCGCGCTGCTGAGTGCCTACCCGGCCTCGCTGGCTCCCCGGAACCTCAGCGCCGACCCCGGCGGCCTGGCCGACGCCGAGAGCACCCGCGTCACCGCCCTGCTGCGGGAGCGCTTCGGGGAGGAGGACACGAACACCGCCCTCCTCGTCACCCGCCACGACCCGCCGCTGACCACCCCGGCGGGCCAGGCCGCCTACGACCGCCTGTTGAGCGGGCTGGAGGACGTGCCCGGCGTGACCCGCGTTCTCGCCGCCGGGGCGCAGGGGGCCGTGCCCACCGTGAGCGGGGACGGCCGCCTGTCGCTGACCGTAGCGCAGATTCCGCTGGAGGAGGGCGCGACCGAGACCCTCGCCCGCGTGCGGGCTTACGCCGATCGGGTGGGGGAAGACGGGTTGGCCGTGCGGGTGACGGGCGGGCAGGCCATCGCGGACGACTTCACCGAGTTCGCCGAGTCTGACACCAAGCGCAGCGAGTTCACGGCCCTGCCGCTGACGGCGCTGGTGCTGTTGGGCGTCTTCGGGGCGCTGGTGGCGACTGGACTCCCGCTGATGGTGGGCGTCCTGAGCATCACCGTGGCGATGGCGGGCGTGTACGGCCTGACCCGCGTCACCGAGGTCAGCACCTTCGCCCAGAGTGTCATCACCCTGCTGGGGCTGGGGGCTGGAATCGACTACGCCCTGCTGATGGTCAGCCGCTTCCGCGAGGAGTTGGTGAGGGACGGCGACTCCCGCGCAGCGGCGGCCCGCACGGTGCTCACCGCCGGGCGCAGCGTGCTGTTCAGCGGCCTGACCGTCGCCATTGCCATGGCCGCGCTGGTGATTCCGCCCATCGCCTTCGTGCGCTCGATGGGGCTGGGCGGGGTCCTCGCCGTCCTGCTGACCGTCCTCGCCAGCGTGACCGCCCTGCCCGCGCTGCTGGCCCTGCTGGGCGAGCGGGTCAACAGCCCGCGCCTCCTGCGCTTCCCCTGGGCACAGAACGCGGGTGCGTCGGCGGCGTGGACAGCCCTGGCCCGCCGGGTCACGGCCCGGCCCGGCCTCGCCGTGCTGCTCAGCACGCTCTTTCTGCTGCTGCTGGCCCTCCCCGCCCTGAACATGAAAACCGGCTACGCGGGCGCCTGGGGCCTGACCCCCGGCGTGGAAAGCCGCGACGCCCTGGCCGACGTGCGCGACCTCGGCGCGGGCGGCCTCCTCAGCCAGTTCGAGGTCATTCTGGACTTGGAGGGTGAACGTTACGCCCCCGACGACCGAGCCCGCTTTCAGGCGGTCGTGGAGGACCTGCGGGCCTTGCCTGGCGTGCAGACCGTCATCAGTCCCTTCCTGACGCCCGAGGACCTGGCCGGGGAGGCGGGTGGCGGCGGAACGGACGCGCTCGCCGCCCTCAGCCTGCTGACCTCCCGCTCCTTCAGCGAGGACCGCGCGCTGTTGCGGGTGACGGTCGTGCCGGACGCCTACCTGCGGGCCGACCAGATTGACCCTTTCGAGCGGCGGTTGCGAGGTGTGCTGGAGAATTCCGGCTTCCGTTACCTATTGGGAGGCGCCCCGGTGGGCGAGCGCGAGTTCAGCCGGGCGCTCACCGACGCGCTGCCCGCCGCCGTCCTGACCGTCTTCGCGGCGACCTTCGTGCTGCTGATGGTGGCCTTTCGCAGCCTGCTGGTGCCCCTCAAGAGCCTGCTGATGAACACGCTGACGGTGGGCGCGGCCTACGGGGTGGTCACGCTGGTGGTGCAGGGGGGCTTTCTCGCCGGGCCGCTGGGCATCCCCGACGACGTGGGCGTGCTGGATTCCAGCCTCCCCCTGATCCTCTTCGCGGTGCTGTTCGGCCTCAGCATGGACTACGAGATTTTCCTGCTCTCCCGCGTGCAGGAGGAAGTGCTGCGCGGCCACCCCAACGACGAGGCGGTCGTGCTCGCGGTGGGCCGGACCGCCCGCATCATCACCTCGGCGGCGCTGATCATGTTCATCGTCTTCGCGGCCTTTATTGCCGGACGCGTCGTGGCGAACAAGAGCATCGGGCTGGGATTGGCGGTCGCGGTGGCGCTCGACGCGACGCTGGTGCGCCTCGTGCTCGTGCCCGCTTTCCTGAAGCTCGCCGGGCGCTGGAACTGGTGGCTGCCGGGCTGGCTCGGCCGCCTGCTGCCCCGGCTGCGGCTGGAGCACTGAGCCTAGCCGCCCCGCTGAACGACCGTTCCCCCCGTCTCGATGGGCAAATCCAGCACCCGCCCGGTCAGCCCGTGCTCCTCCAGGACTCCATGCAAAAAGGCGTGGAGCCGCCCCGTCTCTTCCCGCGCGTCGCGGAAGCACAGCACCGTTGGCCCCGCCCCGCTGAGGGCCGCGCCCAGTGCTCCGTGCCCGGTCGCGCCCTCCAAGATGTCGCTCAGGCCCGGCACCAACGGCGCCCGCCAACTCTGGTGCAGGCGGTCCTGCATGGCGTGGGGGAGCAGGTCCATCCGCCCCTGCGCGAGCGCGGCGGCCAGCAGCGCGGCGTGCGAGAGGGCGTGTACCGCGTCCGCCCGGCTGTACTCGCCCGGCAGCACCGCCCGCGCCTTGGTCGTGGACAGCTCGAAGTCGGGAATCAGCACGGTGACCCCCAGGTGCGGGGGTGGGTCCAGCCGGACGTGGTGGGTGCCGAGCTTGTCCAGCGTGGCGACCACGATGCCCCCCACCAGCGCGGGGGCCACGTTGTCCGGGTGGCCCTCCTCGCGGGCGGCGAGGTCGAGCATCTCCGCCCCGCTCAGGGGCCGCCCCAGCAGCTCGTTTCCGGCGACGATCCCGGCGACGAGCGCGGCGGCGCTGCTCCCCAGGCCCCGCGCCAGGGGCACTTCCGTCTGGATTTCGATTCGGGCGGGGGGCAACCCGCACCCAGCTCGCCCCGCCGCCAGGAGCATCGCCTGGTAGACGTAATTGCGCTCATCGGCGGGTGTCCCGGCCAGCTCCGGTCCCAGCGGCACCACCTCGGTCACGGCCTGCGGGGTCACGGTCAGCGTCGTGAAGAGGGGCAGGCTCAGCCCCAGGCTGTCGAACCCCGGCCCCAGATTGGCGCTGCTCGCCGGAGCGCGGACGGTGAACGCAGGCGACGCGACCTCCCTCAAAGAATCCGCTCCAGCACGTGCTCCAGGCTGGCCTGAACCGCCTGGGGAGCCTCCACCGCCCGCAGCGCGGCGTCGGGGTCCTTCAGCCCGTTGCCCGTCAGCACCGCCACGACGGTCTGCCCCGGCGTCAGCAGTCCTGCCGCGTGCCGTTTGAGCAGCCCCGCAACTGGGGTCGCGCTCGCGGGTTCGCAGAACACGCCCTCCCGCGCCACGAGGTTGTAGGCGTGCATGATCTCGTCGTCACTCACCATGTCGAGCAGACCGCCCGACTCGCGCACCGCCGCCCGCGCGAGATCCGCGCTCGCCGGGTTGCCGATGCGGATGGCCGTCGCCAGCGTCTGCGGCTCGTCCACGATGGCGTTGCGGACCAGCGGCGCGGCCCCCTCCGCCTGAAAGCCCCACATCTGCGGCAGCGCTGCGCTCTGTCCCGCCGCGTGGTACTCCCGGAACCCCATCCAATACGCGCTGATGTTGCCCGCATTGCCCACCGGAATGGCGAGCACGTCGGGCGACTGCCCCAGCACGTCCACGATCTCGAAGGCCGCCGTCTTCTGCCCCTGAAGGCGGTAGGGGTTGACCGAGTTCACGAGCGCGATGGGATGCTCGGCGCTGATCTGCCGCACCAGCCGTAAGGCCGCGTCGAAATTGCCATTCACGGCCACGACCTCGGCCCCGTAGGCGACCGCCTGCGCGAGCT
This Deinococcus sp. HSC-46F16 DNA region includes the following protein-coding sequences:
- the thrC gene encoding threonine synthase; translation: MPGLLERYREYLPITDRTPALSLHEGSTPLIPAPRLSERLGVHLFLKYEGLNPTGSFKDRGMVMAVAKAVEDGADTVICASTGNTSAAAAAYAARAGLRCVVLIPDGNIALGKLAQAVAYGAEVVAVNGNFDAALRLVRQISAEHPIALVNSVNPYRLQGQKTAAFEIVDVLGQSPDVLAIPVGNAGNISAYWMGFREYHAAGQSAALPQMWGFQAEGAAPLVRNAIVDEPQTLATAIRIGNPASADLARAAVRESGGLLDMVSDDEIMHAYNLVAREGVFCEPASATPVAGLLKRHAAGLLTPGQTVVAVLTGNGLKDPDAALRAVEAPQAVQASLEHVLERIL
- a CDS encoding MMPL family transporter, which translates into the protein MRALSEFVTRRPWLVLALWGLLALLSAYPASLAPRNLSADPGGLADAESTRVTALLRERFGEEDTNTALLVTRHDPPLTTPAGQAAYDRLLSGLEDVPGVTRVLAAGAQGAVPTVSGDGRLSLTVAQIPLEEGATETLARVRAYADRVGEDGLAVRVTGGQAIADDFTEFAESDTKRSEFTALPLTALVLLGVFGALVATGLPLMVGVLSITVAMAGVYGLTRVTEVSTFAQSVITLLGLGAGIDYALLMVSRFREELVRDGDSRAAAARTVLTAGRSVLFSGLTVAIAMAALVIPPIAFVRSMGLGGVLAVLLTVLASVTALPALLALLGERVNSPRLLRFPWAQNAGASAAWTALARRVTARPGLAVLLSTLFLLLLALPALNMKTGYAGAWGLTPGVESRDALADVRDLGAGGLLSQFEVILDLEGERYAPDDRARFQAVVEDLRALPGVQTVISPFLTPEDLAGEAGGGGTDALAALSLLTSRSFSEDRALLRVTVVPDAYLRADQIDPFERRLRGVLENSGFRYLLGGAPVGEREFSRALTDALPAAVLTVFAATFVLLMVAFRSLLVPLKSLLMNTLTVGAAYGVVTLVVQGGFLAGPLGIPDDVGVLDSSLPLILFAVLFGLSMDYEIFLLSRVQEEVLRGHPNDEAVVLAVGRTARIITSAALIMFIVFAAFIAGRVVANKSIGLGLAVAVALDATLVRLVLVPAFLKLAGRWNWWLPGWLGRLLPRLRLEH
- the thrB gene encoding homoserine kinase, with the translated sequence MREVASPAFTVRAPASSANLGPGFDSLGLSLPLFTTLTVTPQAVTEVVPLGPELAGTPADERNYVYQAMLLAAGRAGCGLPPARIEIQTEVPLARGLGSSAAALVAGIVAGNELLGRPLSGAEMLDLAAREEGHPDNVAPALVGGIVVATLDKLGTHHVRLDPPPHLGVTVLIPDFELSTTKARAVLPGEYSRADAVHALSHAALLAAALAQGRMDLLPHAMQDRLHQSWRAPLVPGLSDILEGATGHGALGAALSGAGPTVLCFRDAREETGRLHAFLHGVLEEHGLTGRVLDLPIETGGTVVQRGG